The following DNA comes from Thermococcus piezophilus.
GAGATAGGCAGTGTAATAGACATAGCCAAGCTAAGTTACGTTAGAACCGATGATGACGTCACGATAATCGGCCTCGTGAACTCTAAAAGGGAGACTGCTAAGGGTTTCATGTTCGAGGTTGAGGACAACACGGGAATAATCAAGGTCTTCATAAACCGCAACAACGAGGACTCGAAGAAGTTCTTCGAGATAATGCCCGACGCTGTGGTGGCCTTCAAGGGTCGCTACTCTGGAATGGGCATCTTCTTCGCGGATAAGATTTACCTGCCGGACGTTCCAAAGTTCAAGCGCGAAAAGCCTCCCCTTGAGGAAAAGGTCTACGCTGTTCTGCTCAGTGACGTCCACGTCGGAAGCAATAAGTTCTGCGAGAAAGCCTTTATGCGCTTCCTCGAGTGGCTCAACGGAGATGTCAACAACAGGGCCGAGGAGGAGCTCGTGAGCCGGATTAAGTACATGATAATCGCTGGCGACGTCGTTGATGGCATAGGCATCTATCCCGGCCAGTACAACGAGCTTGCTATTCCTGACATTTTCGATCAGTACGAGGCTTTGGCGAACCTCCTCTCCAACGTGCCGGACCATATAACAATGTTTATTGGCCCGGGCAACCACGATGCGGCCAGAACGGCCCTTCCTCAGCCGGGCTTTTACGAAGAATATGCCAGACCTCTCCTTAAGCTCAAGAACGCGGTCATAATAAGCAATCCTGCGGTGGTAAGGCTTCATGGCAGGGACTTTCTCATAGCTCACGGAAGGGGGATAGAGGACGTCGTCAGCTTTATCCCGAACAGAACCCATCACAGGCCTGCGGAGGCAATGCTCGACCTCCTCAAGCTCCGCCACCTTGCACCAACCTTCGGTGAGAAGGTGCCAATAGCTCCGGATCCGGAAGATACCCTTGTCATAGAGAGCGTTCCAGACCTCTTCCAGGCTGGCCACGTCCATGTTATGCAGTATAAGATTTACAACGGCGTCTTTTTGATAAACACCGGCACATGGCAGGCCCAGACGGAGTTCCAGAAGATGGTGAACATCGTTCCTACCCCGGCAAGGGTTCCAATAATCGATGTGGAAACCGCCCGTTTGAGGGCCGTTGTGAACTTTGACCAGTACTGTGAGGGTGTTTGACAATGGCCGAGCTGTATTCTGAAGAAATGAAAGCTTACTTTGAATCTCTCCAGCGCGAGATTGACAGGGCCTACGAGATAGCGAGAAAGGCCCGCGCTCAGGGTAAGGACCCGAGCACCGATGTTGAGGTTCCTCAAGCTACTGACATGGCCGGTCGTGTCGAAAGCCTTGTTGGCCCTCCAGGCGTTGCCGAGAGGATTAGGGCGCTCGTCAAAGAGTATGGAAAGGAACTGGCCGCCCTTAAGGTCGTTGACGAGATAATAGACGGCAAATTCGGTGACCTTGGGGGCAAGGAGAAATACGCAGAGCAGGCGGTAAGGACGGCCCTTGCTATTCTCACTGAGGGCATCGTCTCCGCCCCGCTGGAAGGAATAGCCGACGTTAAAATCAAGCGCAACGAGTGGGCTGATAGGAGTGAGTACTTGGCCCTCTACTATGCCGGGCCAATAAGAAGCTCTGGTGGAACGGCCCAGGCTTTGAGTGTTCTCGTTGGCGATTACGTGAGAAAAAAGCTCGGCCTCGACAGGTTCAAGCCGAGCGAGAAACACATTGAGAGAATGGTTGAGGAGATAGACCTCTACCACCGGGCAGTTACGAGGCTCCAGTATCATCCGGAGGCAGACGAAGTAAGACTTGCCATGAAGAACATCCCCATAGAGATAACCGGCGAAGAGACCGACAAGGTTGAAGTTTCCCACCGCGATGTTCCTGGAGTGGAGACCAACCACCTGCGCGGCGGTGCAATCCTCGTTCTTGCTGAAGGTGTCCTCCAGAAGGCCAAGAAGCTCGTCAAGTACATTGACAAGATGGGCATAGAGGGCTGGGACTGGATAAAGGAGTTCGTCGAGGCGAAGGAGAAAGGCAAAGCTGAGGTCAAGGAAGAGACGGTCGAGAGCGCCGGTGAAGAAGCTCCCACTGAGAAAGTTGAGGAGAAAATTGAGAAGGGCTTCTACTACGAACTCTACGAGAAGTTCAGGGCCAATATCGCTCCCAACAAGAAGTACACGAAGGAGATAATCGGTGGCAGGCCGCTCTTCGCCGAACCCTCCACTAACGGTGGCTTCAGGCTTAGATACGGCCGTTCGAGGGTTAGTGGCTTCGCAACCTGGAGCGTCAATCCTGCAACCATGCTCATCCTCGACGAGTTCATAGCCATAGGCACGCAGATGAAGACTGAACGCCCCGGAAAGGGCTGTATCGTAACCCCCGCAACCACCGTCGAAGGCCCGATAGTCAAGCTCAAGGATGGCTCGGTTATCCGAGTTGACGACTATCAAACCGCCCTCAAAATCCGCGACAAAATCGAGGAGATACTCTACGTCGGCGACGCCCTTGTCAACTTTGGCGACTTTGTTGAGAACAATCAGACTCTCTTGCCTGCCAACTACGCTGAAGAATGGTGGATTCAGGAGTTTGCTAAAGCTATCGCGGATATCTACGAGGTCGAGCTGAAGCCCTTCGAGGACAACCCACGCGAGGCGGTAGAAGAGGCCGCTGAATACGTCGAGCTTGATCCTGACTTCCTTGAAAGGCTCCTTAAAGACCCTCTCCGCGTCAGGCCGAGCATTGAAGAAGCCATACACATCTCCAAGGTTCTCGACATTCCCTTCCACCCCAACTACACCCTCTACTGGAACACACTAAAGCCGGAGGAAGTTGAGGATCTCCAGAGGGCCCTTCTCGGCGCTCAAATCGAGTGGGACGAGCACATGAAAAACAAGTTCGCGAGAAAAGTCGTCCTCGACAACGACTCGAAGATAAAGCGCTACCTCGAGCTTTTGGGCCTTCCGCACCGATTGGAGCGGACGGAAGATCGGAAGAAGGTTATCGTAATCGAATATCCCTGGAGTGCCGCATTACTGACTCCCCTCGGCAACCTCGAGTGGGAATTCAAGGCCAAGCCCTTTCACACAGTAATTGACATCATCAACAAGGGCAATAGGATTAAGCTCCGCGATCGGGGTATAAGCTGGATCGGCGCGAGAATGGGCAGGCCCGAGAAGGCCAAAGAGAGGAAGATGAAGCCACCCGTTCAGGTGCTTTTCCCGATCGGTCTCGCCGGTGGAAGCTCCCGTGACATAAAGAAGGCCGCCGAAGAAGGTAAGACTACGGAGGTGGAGATAGCCTTCTTCAAGTGTCCAAAATGCGGTCACGTTGGGTTAGAACATATATGTCCGAGCTGCGGAACGAGGAAAGAGCTTCTCTGGCACTGCCCGAAGTGCAGCACTGATTATCGTGAGGGTGAGGCCGATAACTTCGACTTCCGGTGTCCGAGGTGTGGGATCGAGCTCAAGCCCTACGCCAGGCGGAGGATAAAACCCTCTGCGCTTCTCCGCGCTGCCATGGAGAACGTTAAGGTCTACGGCATAGACAAGCTCAAGGGTGTCCAGGGAATGACCTCCGGCTACAAGATGGCCGAGCCTTTAGAGAAAGGCCTCCTCCGGACCAAGAACGACGTCTACGTCTTTAAAGATGGTACAATCCGTTTCGACGCCACCGATGCCCCAATAACCCACTTCAAGCCGCGGGAGATAGGCGTAAGCGTTGAGAAGCTCCGCGAGCTCGGCTACACCCACGACTTCGAGGGTAAACCGTTAGAGCGGGACGATCAGATAGTCGAGCTCAAGGTGCAGGACGTAATCCTTTCCTACGAGGCTGGCAGATATCTCCTCAAAGTCGCACGCTTCATAGATGACCTGCTTGAGAAGTTCTACGGACTGCCGAGGTTCTACAACGCCGAGAAGATGGAGGATTTGATAGGCCACCTCGTCATCGGTCTTGCCCCCCACACGTCTGCCGGAATCATTGGCAGGATAATAGGCTTTTCCGACGTGCTGGTTGGTTATGCCCACCCGTATTATCATGCCGCGAAGAGAAGGAACTGCTTCCCGGGTGACACAAGGATACTTGTCCAGATTGATGGAATGCCAATGAGAATAACGCTTAGAGAGCTCTACGAGCTCTTCGAGGATGAACACTACGAGAACATGGTTTACGTCAGGAAGAGACCGAAGGTTGACGTTAATGTCTACTCCTTCGATCCGGAGAGCGGAAAGGTCGTTCTGACAGATATCGAGGATGTCATCAAAGCTCCAAGCACTGACCACACCATTCGCTTCGAGCTTGAGTTGGGAAGGTCCTTTGAGACAACCGTCGACCATCCGGTTCTTGTCTACGAAAACGGGAAATTCATAGAGAAGAGGGCATTTGAGGTCAAGGAGGGCGACAGGATACTCGTTCCCCGGTTTGAATTTGAAGAGTATGACATTGAAAGCTTTGACTTGCTTAGGGCATTTTCAGATGAGCGGTTTA
Coding sequences within:
- a CDS encoding DNA-directed DNA polymerase II small subunit, whose product is MGLIEDLMANNYLITPSAYYLLVDGYKKDFTLAELIKFAKTRGTFVIDSTVAREFLMEKGMAPLESSISSSAEFHPHVEEQTSEDMASEAEMLVETPGTIDSSAVDGEILELTTVAAVHSADEGTSISTGTSSESGGDMSEMGLLGQEEPNFSGGESYISTGTLGESPFIGDSESETEVMEASISEVADETLPVEGGLSVEEAPTGNDNGNVPSYVSSEEADNGVKPGIVYGDYGVPIAYVEEVPEEEKSYSVYSAFRISPKEGFYYRAKEIPEDYEIAFDVKDAKFTIPKAKDARGKEGEIIIKVYADYFRSRLKKMRRILRENPEIGSVIDIAKLSYVRTDDDVTIIGLVNSKRETAKGFMFEVEDNTGIIKVFINRNNEDSKKFFEIMPDAVVAFKGRYSGMGIFFADKIYLPDVPKFKREKPPLEEKVYAVLLSDVHVGSNKFCEKAFMRFLEWLNGDVNNRAEEELVSRIKYMIIAGDVVDGIGIYPGQYNELAIPDIFDQYEALANLLSNVPDHITMFIGPGNHDAARTALPQPGFYEEYARPLLKLKNAVIISNPAVVRLHGRDFLIAHGRGIEDVVSFIPNRTHHRPAEAMLDLLKLRHLAPTFGEKVPIAPDPEDTLVIESVPDLFQAGHVHVMQYKIYNGVFLINTGTWQAQTEFQKMVNIVPTPARVPIIDVETARLRAVVNFDQYCEGV
- a CDS encoding DNA-directed DNA polymerase II large subunit is translated as MAELYSEEMKAYFESLQREIDRAYEIARKARAQGKDPSTDVEVPQATDMAGRVESLVGPPGVAERIRALVKEYGKELAALKVVDEIIDGKFGDLGGKEKYAEQAVRTALAILTEGIVSAPLEGIADVKIKRNEWADRSEYLALYYAGPIRSSGGTAQALSVLVGDYVRKKLGLDRFKPSEKHIERMVEEIDLYHRAVTRLQYHPEADEVRLAMKNIPIEITGEETDKVEVSHRDVPGVETNHLRGGAILVLAEGVLQKAKKLVKYIDKMGIEGWDWIKEFVEAKEKGKAEVKEETVESAGEEAPTEKVEEKIEKGFYYELYEKFRANIAPNKKYTKEIIGGRPLFAEPSTNGGFRLRYGRSRVSGFATWSVNPATMLILDEFIAIGTQMKTERPGKGCIVTPATTVEGPIVKLKDGSVIRVDDYQTALKIRDKIEEILYVGDALVNFGDFVENNQTLLPANYAEEWWIQEFAKAIADIYEVELKPFEDNPREAVEEAAEYVELDPDFLERLLKDPLRVRPSIEEAIHISKVLDIPFHPNYTLYWNTLKPEEVEDLQRALLGAQIEWDEHMKNKFARKVVLDNDSKIKRYLELLGLPHRLERTEDRKKVIVIEYPWSAALLTPLGNLEWEFKAKPFHTVIDIINKGNRIKLRDRGISWIGARMGRPEKAKERKMKPPVQVLFPIGLAGGSSRDIKKAAEEGKTTEVEIAFFKCPKCGHVGLEHICPSCGTRKELLWHCPKCSTDYREGEADNFDFRCPRCGIELKPYARRRIKPSALLRAAMENVKVYGIDKLKGVQGMTSGYKMAEPLEKGLLRTKNDVYVFKDGTIRFDATDAPITHFKPREIGVSVEKLRELGYTHDFEGKPLERDDQIVELKVQDVILSYEAGRYLLKVARFIDDLLEKFYGLPRFYNAEKMEDLIGHLVIGLAPHTSAGIIGRIIGFSDVLVGYAHPYYHAAKRRNCFPGDTRILVQIDGMPMRITLRELYELFEDEHYENMVYVRKRPKVDVNVYSFDPESGKVVLTDIEDVIKAPSTDHTIRFELELGRSFETTVDHPVLVYENGKFIEKRAFEVKEGDRILVPRFEFEEYDIESFDLLRAFSDERFKSLWDVIMVRGLSSWLSSLGTDVKGDYIRRDSIPLGELLRILKENGLSIEDVPDCWMAFKRDRVRIKRFVPIRPLMRVLGYYLAEGYARKSNSVYQISFSIADEEAREDLKKALREAFGEGFGIHERGEKVTVGSRILYLLFTEVLKAGRNAHTKRVPAFVFTLTPELVAEMLRAYFEGDGTVIGSKPMVVVYSVNKALLEDIDTLLISKFGLYASWRVDKNANSHSGNVVQEYHRRNGSEIPISKVYLLNLYGIQARKFMELVGFISGRKNSVKKEWEGHKFQPYRRATEMGVLAKVRSVEYIDPSDEFVYSLSASKYHTIIISNNITTANCDGDEDAVMLLLDALLNFSKYYLPEKRGGKMDAPLVVTTRLDPREVDSEVHNMDVVRYYPLEFYAATYEMKSPKEVKFIERVEDRLGKPEMYEGIKFTHDTDDIGLGPKMSLYKQLSDMEEKVARQLALAERIRAVDEHHVAETIINSHLVPDLRGNLRSFTRQEFRCVKCNTKYRRPPLTGKCPKCGGKIVLTVSKGAIEKYLPTAKMLVTRYNVLDYTRQRICMTEKDIKSLFEKVFPERQRTLMGFSADICEKMIKARTGKSNGRNGYLDELKANGKLKKKAERSKAETKAEKKSKKAEKKTKPSEGLENNIRKEKSKMKKPKKGISLDEFFGS